TTGACATTGTTGTATCTTGTTGTCATGCAAGTTATACGTTTAGTTTCTTCCAAGTATAAGATTGTATAATATATCCTTTGAGTGCAAAATATATATCTTTATATAGCCAAGAACTCTAACTCTTCTTAAGACACATGCAAAGTTAAGTGTAGCACACTTAGCTTGAGCATTGTCATCATAAGACACATATTAACTTATGTGTTTCCAAAAGAAATAACCTTTGTACTTAAacaatcatatttttttaatacaaattcATCATGCATTTAGTGCTAatcaaattaggataaatatactaaatataGTTAGTGATTAAACATGAGATAATTGTAGTAATTACATATTTTAGCAACTAATCactaaattttgttaaaatacaATTACGTTCATGGTAATTTATAGCTCTTACTAATTCGTCCATAAATTGAACTTCATTTTCAACTTAGATCAAAACTCGAAATATGCTACtatctatttaaaatttgatcttTCGTAAAATAATTGGTTGCACGTCCTAGTGTGTATAACTACCTAGGCTTACGTCTAGATGGCaacgagaaataaaaaaaacaactatcttatctttaataattaaatccccTTTGATTGTTAATTCTCGCAAATCTAGAATGATGTCCGACAACATACCACGACTACCTGAAAATACAAATCAATGCTCAGTGCTTTCCAATGATCCAATTTTCATGATTATCATACACtggaaaaatcacatttttggTCGAACCGGATTGGACAAGACCGAATCGGACAGACCGGCAGTTGAATTGGTAAAACTGGACTTGCTCGTGAAGAAACGAAGAAATGTCTCAAATTATTTGTTGAGAAGAATAGAAGTTTAAAtgttcaataaataaaattaaaaaaaataaagaatataatAGAAGAGAGTGGGATAATTTAAGGGTTAAATAATACAATAATCCAAAATGAAAATTGGAAAGCCAAACCGAATATAATAGATTAAGCTGAGTTTTAGACCGAATGGTCGGCTCGCTTGAGGCGGAATAAAGATGAGGCAGCTTATCCAAAACAAAAGGAAAATGAGAGGCTGCTTATAGATTCagcagaaacaaaaacaaactcaaacTCCGCAGACACAGTAAACTTACAAGCCATGTCTCTTCATCTTTCCCCTTTCGTATTTACGCCATCATCTTCATCTTTCACCATGCTTACTCCTGGTACGCACAACCTCACTAACTTTCTCCGGTTGCGGAagtttttagcttaaatttatttttatgctcATTGCGGCATTTCATCGAACATATAACGGGTGTGAAATTAAAACATTCCTCAGTGAAATTTTGTTGAATTTGCACTGTTATCTTCTTTCTTTTGCAGTTGCGAGGCTGCCCTTGAGAGGCATTGATTGGAAAGCAAGATTGAATTGCTATGGAATTGGGTTCCGTAATCATATCATCCGCGGCCAAAGGGACGCCATTATCGCGAATGCTTCTTTGGACGTTGATGGAACAGCTCCTCCAACCGAGGTCCCCGCAGAGGAGAAGCCTGTGGCAGTTGGCAAACTACCTTTGGAGTCGAAACTTCAAGAGAGAGCGGAACAGAAATTGAAGATGAAACTGGCCAAGAAGATTAGGCTTCGGAGAAAGAGGCTTGTTCAGAAAAGGAGATTGCGAAAGAAAGGAAGATGGCCGCCTTCCAAGATGAAGAAGTTGAAGAATGTCTGACCTTTTTGGCTGATTCCTTTGCTTTAAACTGTTTTTTCGGTTGCCAATTTTAGTTTTGGATAAATTATGTTCATTGTCTTGTGGATTAGTTTCAATGGCATAGGCTGCATTTTATCGAATTCTCGGGTCTTTGAGGATTTATTGTTTGCGGATGTTCTTGGAGATGTGTTGTGCCCAATGTGTTCATTCCCTAGTCATCTTTCAATATTCATATAAGTCATTAACAATGGTACTGACTTGACTTACTAGTGATTTTGGAAGTTCGGCATGATTCATGCTGTCATTTTTTCCGGAAGACTGAATGTATGTGTTTGATAGTTTTAAATAAAGATGGTCGAATTCTCGAGTTAGATAAGGCTAGCCGAAAGCCGGAGCTGTAATCTTGTTGCGCTTTCAACATTCTCATGATAAACTAGAAACATAATGCAATAAATTGTGTCCAACCATGGCTATCTTGTGTTTAACCAGTCATTGCCCAGatttataaatcaaacaaatttTTCATTACTTGTATACCGGTAAAGCAAGTTGCCTCTAGGATTTGCTGCAACTTTGGACTAGTGATGCCATCCATCCACTTAACAGAAATAAGCTTGAGGActtgaagaaaaaataaaacaaactaagtattatttatttattttaggtcTGAATTAGTTTCTACATTGACTAATCATTGAATACGCATAATTTTTTCTCTAAAACGTCTAATAAACATAAAGCTTATGATCTCCAATCAATAGATGAAATGCAGGAATGCACATTATTTGAAAGTAGAAGATAGTTTAGGTCATATATGGTGCGCGCGGAATGGGAATCACGCATAGATCATATTTCCTGACAGTTGAAGTGCGGAACTTCTCTGTCATGTCGAGTTGTTGTTTGTCGAAACCATTGGGGAGGTCCCAATCAAAGTTGAAGAGTAATTGTGCAAGTACAAGCTCCACATTAGCCAAGGCAAAGTTCATACCTGGACATATCCTTCTTCCACCACCAAAGGGTAGATATTCAAAGCTATTTCCCCTAAAGTCCACTCGACCGTCGCTAAATCTCTCGGGTAGAAACTTTTCAGGTTCAATCCAATATTTAGGATCCGTTGCAATAGCCCATATGTTTACTAACACTCTACTCTTGGCTGGTATGTCATATCCATTGATTTGGACATCGTCGTTTGTTTCTCTGGGAGGCAGTAATGGACCCGGGGGATGTAATCTTAATGTTTCTTTGATAACAAGctttaaatactttaaattaTCGAAATCTGTTTCTTCAACTATTCCCTTTTCTCCGAAAACTTGTCGTACCTCTGCTTGCGCTTTTTGCATTAGTTTAGGATTCTTAATCAATTCTGACATCGCCCATTCGACAGTTACAGCCGATGAATCAACCGCTGCAAGGAACATATCCTACATGCACACAATAACATATAGTATCAAAGTAGtcacaaaaatttaatatttatttcaagTTAAGATTCTTTAAAAGGCATAATTAGTGATTTACCAGTATAACAGCTTTGATAATGTCCGTTGTTATTGGCATTTCAAGCTTTCCGTGCTCTTGTAAATTTAACAAAACATGGACGAGATCTTCATCCTCGGGTTCAACTGTAGACGAGGCCCTGAAATTCTTATGCTGGTCGATTATGGTGTTAAGCACGGCATCAATTTGTTTGTGCAGTTTGTTGAGTCTATACCGATTTCCTGTAATGAAATCGAGGAATTTGACAGAGGGGAACAAGTCAGCAATATTAAAGCCTGCAATTTGATCTATAACTTTGGTAGAGAGTGGAATGAATTGTTCTTGGACAGTGCATTTTTTGCCAAAGGCTGCTCTCGAAATGAGAGTGCATGATAGTATAGTTAACATTTTGGTAAGATTGACAGCAGATCCTGCGCTGGATGAAATGCGAGCGATGAGATTGGATACTTCTTCTTCCCTGACAGGTCGGAATAATTGCACACGTTTCATACTAAGCAGCTCTAATACACAGAGTTTCCGCATCTGCCTCCAGTGATCACCGTAGCGCGCAAAAGCAATGTCAGCAGCCTTATAGAATATGATATCAGAGACTATCAGAGACGGCCTTTGCGCAAATATGATGTCGTGCGTCTTCATGGCTTGTGTTGCGGTCTCCGCTGAGGAGATCACAACTGTCGGAACTTGCCCAATTCGAAGCTGCATAATGGGGCCGTATTTCTTCGCCAAGTCGCGAAGTTTATGATGGGGTAGGTCGCCCATTATATTGTGCATATTTCCTATGATAGGGAGCTTCCATGGTCCGGGGGGCAAGTTTAGAGGTTTGGTacctttaaatttctttaaaattgcCCTCAGGACTAACCCAAAGAAGGAGAGGCTAAAAATAAGCAACAACATTTTAGAATTAGTTGGAGATAATGCCTGCCTTGCCCTACCCTCTTTATATATCAAATTCTGCTCACCACACTGGTCAACACCATAGAAATTATAGGAAAAACCTACAATATtacaataaaacataaaactatTGGAATAAAAACTTCCCGCAGCCTAGGCATTAGGAAATTCCTGCAAATGCAATATATGGCAGCCACACATACTACCTTTACTTTCTATTACTTAGTACTAAGGTGGTTATTTAACCAATTTAGTTATTATAGttttgtataattataataacataaatatttttatattatacaagatgaaatacatatttttttcgttcggtaaattattttatgtctacgaattaataattttgaaaattaagtcATGAGATGGGATAAACAGATAAGTATATTTATTATTGTGGAATTGCTGATATTAATGAGCTATCATAGAGTTATAACTGTAGGAATGCAACGACTGAGCAATTATAGATTTATAAATGAATACTATTGGAGAAAGAGACCTTTGAGAGATTTCAAATATCTTTACTTGTGTTGGCAGAATGTGTTGCTCGATGTGAAGAAAAGCTTCAgcaatgaaaagaaaaaagagaaaatgtcaccatatacccaaaaattgaaaatattatatcaTTGACCCAACATaataattttggcaaaaatcttCCTTTTTTAATTGTTCCTTTTCAGCTCTACCACTTTCAATAAGAAGTTACTAAATTAACCCTATCCTATATTTATTATTGTGTATCTGGTGGTCCTTGGCGGTGGTCATAACTATTTGTCCCTTTTTTCATACTCTCGCCGACTCACATAGCTCAACTATCACCCCATCTCAACCACCACCTCTGCCATTGTTTCCATTGTCGTCGTCTCACCGCCGAACTTAACCATCTAATTCATATACTCCTTCACCCTTTTATTCACATCATTAAATAACTCCCTTTTAAATCCTTTCGCCGTTATTACATTTGTTTTCAATAAGAGATCAAATCCCTAGAAACTATTATTGACAATTTTGGTGAAATTTCTTCAGTGCTAGTTTCCGATGCAGAAATTGCTAAAGAAGTGTTAAAGATGCATGATCTGAAAATTTGCTTAGATGCCATAACTTTTTGTTTCTCAGATTACGATTTGTGATTTATTATAATGATCTATTTCATGATTTCATCTTTGTATGTAATTGAATTTTAAGTGTTGAATGTGTTCTATTTGAGGAATTATAAATGTGATGGAGATAATTGATGCAAGTTGCTTACATTTCCGTGTATGGAAACTAGAAAGGAGAAAATGATGAGTTCAAAGTTCAAAATTAAATACATCAATCAATGTACTAATTTGTTCCATTTTGAGCTGAAATTGATTGTGGTTCTATTTATGGATTTAAGGCTTCTGAACTTAATTTTAGAGCTATTTTATAGAAGATGGAGAGTCTCAATTTTGTCGATAATGGTGTTCTTAGACTGCCTCCTATAAAATTTGAATCGGATGTGAACCGAATGTAAATCTAAatgaactatcttaatttaatttttaatatctattttaagtaaaatgtatttaatagtttataaaaataaaaatcaacctgatgtgaacctgatatgaacttATATAACCTGAactattaattcattttattataaaatttatcttactgctctttataatcttatttgatattttatatagagagaattttgagatatagTCTGTTATAAGAATTGtaattgaaatgtatttgatagtttataaaaccgaaaatcaacctgatgtgatgTAAACCTATATcaaattgaactattttaattcaatttttaatcaaatttgtcTTGTTGCTCTTTACgttcttaaatgacattttttatAGAGAGAATTCTGAGATTTAGTATAATATACTAATtgaatatctattttaagtaaaatgtatTCGATAgactataaaactaaaaatcaacttgatgtgaacctatatcaactgaactattttaattcagtttttaatcAAGTTTGTCTTGCTTCTCTTTATAATcttaaataacattttataaacacaaattgaatatctattttaagtaaaatgtatttgatagactataaaactaaaaatcaacttgatgtgaacctatatcaactgaaatattttaattcagtttttaatcAAGTTTGTCTTGCTGCTCTTTATAATcttaaataacattttatataCACAAATTGAATAtgtcttttaagtgaaatgtatctGATAGTGTCtataaaccaaaaatcaacttgATATAAACCAATATCAAATGAACtactttaatttgatttaatcaaatttgttttgctgctctttacaatcgtaaatgacattttatatacacaaattgaatatctcttttaagtgaaatgtatctGATAGTATATAGACCTGAAAATCAACCTcatgtgaacctgatgtgaacctatatcaattgaactatcttaattcaatttttttacaaaagttgtcttactgctctttacaatcgtatatgatattttatatagagagaagtttgagatatagtctattaaaaaaactgaataattgtttttaagtaaaatgtaaTTGACAttctataaaactgaaaagcAATCGTATGTGAACCTGAAATAATACCACATACTGAATTTTTGGGTGATTTACGGAGctactaataaaaataataagcaCACCCATAAAATTGATGATACATACAACAATACCACTCTCAAAAGATTCCtgtcaaaaaaagaaaattatcacATTGGAGATCCCTTTTTCTTTCTTCCGCTGGTTTTCTTTTTCTCAATTATTTCCGATTTAACTTCcttgaaaacaaaaatttagaacTCAATTTCACATATTAGATGGACATAGATCATATCCTTCTGCAAGTAAAGATTCACTAAATActtgaaaattgaaattgaagttaaatGTGAGTATGGTTATATTTGACTTGTTGTATAATTGATTTTCGAATTTTCTATTATTGTTGCAAAATCAAATGTGGCACTTCAAAGTGTGAAAGAAAcctaaaaatcaataaaaatccaaaaatgaAATACATCACATTCTCAAAAATCTATTCAATAAATTCCACACTCATATTGTCTAAAATATGGCTACGAACAATAACTACAACATAGTCAATTGGTGAAAAAGTaaagatttatttttgtttaaattaaggGGGGAaaagaacacacaaaaatatagaaataacaAAGAAATTAAGACGTCACTGCACTTCCATTTTTTGATTCCTTGGATGGAAAGCAGATTTTGCCATGTAATTGATAAGGACGCCATAACCAAGCTGTAAATACCAGCGAATTATAACAtctgttaatttttaataattcaaaaactgaaattttctACGTTAACAATGGGCTAAAAGCTTACGAGAAGGCAAAACTAATAGAGATTACAAACACATGAAATGCATTATTATTCCGACCACCGCCGACGGCAGCCGATTGAAGATGACGGTTGTTACTGAATCTCTATCATTTGCGGCATATTCGTTGAAAGTAGCTTTACAATAACTCCAATTGCAACGCAACCcattttaattagtttcatAGTAAGCATGGTGGTGAATCAAAAGCACAAAGAGCGAAGAAGAAGCAAATTTGAATCATTATAATGACAGAAATATGATGGAGGTTGAAGATGGAGTAAATTTTGGTTGTTTGTTTAGAAAAAaatctcttttttatttgtctTACACTGTTACACAGTTTTGTACTAGAAGGTTATAATTGTCCTATCTTTtctattttctaatttattttgggttatgaggAAATTATGAAAAGTTTTCTATTATATTGAGAGATTACTGccaaaatgaaaaaactgaGGTAAAAGCATTAGATAAGACCACTTTTGGGGGATTTGTGTAGAAAATCCAAGAAAAATGAGCCCCATTGTGTAAAAATAACCAATAATATATGTATGACATGTCGTGAGAGTTGCaaaaaatgaatgaaattaTAATGGTTCCTGCATGGCATTAGATAACGTGGCCCAATAAAATATATGCATCTGAACACTGCAAAATAGTGATCAAGCAAGGgaattataaaataatgcaCGCATATGGTCTCACACATAAGTAACGAAAAATCCGAACATATGTAGCCACAAGGCTTGCAACGCATTGTACGATGTGTAGGGTTTTCAACTCCAGTTTTAGAATATAGAATATAGATGTACAACATAAATAATGGTTTAGCAAAAGTTGATATCAATACGATGACAACCTCCTTGACAACACCAGCTGAGCAgaacaaaattcaaaataatcaaCAAATGCAGAAATCTTTCAACAGAGGTAATAATTAAGAGATACACAACAATAATACTCATTGATCCaaacattaataataaaaatggcACCTAAAGAGATAGAATTTATGTATGGCACATACAAAATATAAAGCATTCATTGAAATTACTTAAAATGATCAAAGATTGCTGGTTGATAATCGATAAAGAAAACTAATAAAGGAAAAATCATATATCGAATGAAACAAACAGTAACTAATAAAGAAAAGGGTCAGTgatataaaaattcaccaattttacacgttttctcaatttaatcacgttgtttaaaatttttcataaatatatactaacttttatttttttccaattgagaaaatatgtaaaattggtgcatttttataacattactcCAAAAGAAAACTCACTGAAAGCTAGATCTTTAACTTAATTATTAAACAGATTGGTGACTCTTGCACTATATCAACACAATTTTTTTGCTTCTAAACTTCCCAAATTAGATTTTTCGCAAAAATTTacattacaaaattaaatttggaAATTTGATCTCCGTTCCAAAACGTTGGTAAAAATCTCTAATTAAATTagagggttaattccatataaagtTACCATCTTTaaacgttttttcattttaatcacgtcttttaaaaagtgtcaaataaaatcaacaccttttatttttttgcaattctaTCATCGATGAataaaatttgatgtttttttccTCACAAATGAATGTTTTAATCTGAGTGATGCCctattaacacacaaaatacattCTTCTTACTCTTTTCTTAttgattccggttgtcgagTTAACAAAcatacaccgaattttcacattcgtgatagatttgcaaaaaaaatgaaaggttgtcattttatttgacacgttttaaaggacgtgattaaaatgaaaatacatgtaaaggtggtgattttatatggaattaaccctaaattagACAAGGCCAAAAAAAACATgatcattaaattaaaaaaatgaacacAACAAGAGCTGAACCTGATTAACAAGCCGGTGAGGTTGCAACAACGGGTCAATGAGTGAGCGGGCTCTAGAACTAGAGCTCTGAGGCAATTGGTTTTTTTTTACCCGAAAACattagagaaaattacatcaaatcacccaaaatttgaaaactttatgttagtgactcagaattttattttttgcaaaaatctctctttttttataatctgtttatatttatacctgAATATAGTTTTATTCCTTTTTTATCCCTCATTAGGAATTAGAGTTTAATGGGTAGGGATTAGGTGTAAATGGTTGATAGTCGGACTGGAGATGGTAAGAGCAACGGCAGCGATGGTCGGAGGGCAATGGTTTGAGCGGTGGCGGCGATGCGATGGTTAGAGCGGCGACTAGAGTTTATAATGGGTAGGGATTAGATGTAAATGGTTGATAGTCGGACAGGAGATGGTAAGAGCGGCGGCGGCGATGCTTAGAGCGGCGACGGCAACGGTTGGACCAGTAACAATGGTCTGCTCCCCGATGTTCATTCCCTGCACTCTTTTTTATCTTCTCTTCCAATTCATGTTCTTGCTGGTTTATTTTTATGGCAGCTGCTACTTCCGTCGTTACTATGGCAGATCCTCCGTCAGATTGGTTTGTAAAGAGAGGAGAAGAGTTTTATTGGCTGAAACAGTAAAATGGAGCCCATATTTAGAATTAAAGAGAATGTATTTGATGAATATGTATCATATTATGAAGTTGAGAtggaagagacttttacagagCTGGTTGTAGTTGGATCTTGTGGAATTGTAGCTCTACGATTGTGAAACCAAAAGCTGAGACAAAGACAAATCATAGATATTAATCACTTGTAATTTGAGCATAAAAAGGTTAGTAAATGCTGAGTTCATCTTTAGAGAAAActaacataaataaattaaaattggaacataaaataaataatgaaagGTTTGGCATACCCTTGAAACTTTTAGTGGTGGAAGACAAAGAATTGGTTCATCAGCTGAAGTTTCTTTGTGTACtgtcatttttgaaattttgtttttccaaTAATAGTGAGCCTTTGTTCCATTTATTTGGTTTCTTGGTTTGTGTTGGTTCTACCGCTACTTTTGAAATATGAtgttcaaaaaattatattaacatcAGAATTTGAAAAATTGTGTTCTATAAATTTGTTGATTTATATGGCAACTATGACTGCTTTGATTTGGTTGCCATTTACTATTACATATGAGGGTGTAGCTGTAATaactattgaaaaaataaagttagatCCTTTTATTGCATCTGATTGTAAATGCTACTGTGGTTTATTTGTTGCATTTGACAAAATGCTGAGttcatttttaaattgattataattttaaaattaattaattgataatttagactacaaaaaattaaatttataaaatgaactGAATATAGATTCAATGTGAAC
This region of Mercurialis annua linkage group LG1-X, ddMerAnnu1.2, whole genome shotgun sequence genomic DNA includes:
- the LOC130014546 gene encoding cytochrome P450 71D11-like — translated: MLLLIFSLSFFGLVLRAILKKFKGTKPLNLPPGPWKLPIIGNMHNIMGDLPHHKLRDLAKKYGPIMQLRIGQVPTVVISSAETATQAMKTHDIIFAQRPSLIVSDIIFYKAADIAFARYGDHWRQMRKLCVLELLSMKRVQLFRPVREEEVSNLIARISSSAGSAVNLTKMLTILSCTLISRAAFGKKCTVQEQFIPLSTKVIDQIAGFNIADLFPSVKFLDFITGNRYRLNKLHKQIDAVLNTIIDQHKNFRASSTVEPEDEDLVHVLLNLQEHGKLEMPITTDIIKAVILDMFLAAVDSSAVTVEWAMSELIKNPKLMQKAQAEVRQVFGEKGIVEETDFDNLKYLKLVIKETLRLHPPGPLLPPRETNDDVQINGYDIPAKSRVLVNIWAIATDPKYWIEPEKFLPERFSDGRVDFRGNSFEYLPFGGGRRICPGMNFALANVELVLAQLLFNFDWDLPNGFDKQQLDMTEKFRTSTVRKYDLCVIPIPRAPYMT
- the LOC126680387 gene encoding 50S ribosomal protein 5, chloroplastic produces the protein MSLHLSPFVFTPSSSSFTMLTPVARLPLRGIDWKARLNCYGIGFRNHIIRGQRDAIIANASLDVDGTAPPTEVPAEEKPVAVGKLPLESKLQERAEQKLKMKLAKKIRLRRKRLVQKRRLRKKGRWPPSKMKKLKNV